The following DNA comes from Paenibacillus crassostreae.
TTACCTAGTGCTTCTAAATAACCATGCTTATCGCGCAAATCTTTTATCGTAAAGGAGACAATTTGTAATCCCATTTTTTTAAGATCACGAGCTGCGACACCTTGTACTTCTTGTGCGAACTTATCACGGTTCTTATAGACTTCTTCTACGGTCATCATACCTAAGATGGCTCTTAAATGACCTTCCAACACTTCCTGTGCTTCACTTCGAAGTGCTTCAACTGGTTTACCGATGAATTGTTCAGATGCCGTCACAACATCCTCAATAGACCCACCGACCTTAATAATTGCAACACCATCAGCCATTACAGGTACTCCTTGCTCTGTATACACTTCTGGAGTTGATACATCAAGCTTATGTGAGAGGAGAGATATGAATTGTGACTGTTGAAATACCGGTAGAATAAATGCTCCACCACCACGAATAATCTTAATTCTACGTCCATCTTCTTCTGAAATATTCTTACTCCCAAGAAAAGAACCTGTGACGATCATGGCTTCATCTGGACCTACCGTCCTATAACGAGCCCAAAATGCCAAACCAAGAACAATAATAACACCAATAACAACTGCAGGAATAATCAAATAATCTGGTATTGATTCCACTAAACTTCATCTCCTCTAGTATTATCAAATTCAGTAACGCGTAATACACCATCTGCTTCTTCTACAATAACTACACGCGTTCCAACTGGTATTTCATGTTGTTCAAAACTTGATGCGATATGTAATACATTCGTTGCTCCAATCTTTACCATTACTTCACCATAACCAATTGCAGGTAGTGGAATTGTGATCTCACCAATTTTCCCAACCAGATCATGGATGGAATAACCCGTTGAGTTCTCACTATTCTCCATTGGCTTAACATAAAAGAAATATACGAGAACTGCGATAAATATTGCGACTACAATAGATATAATAAGATTAGGTACTAAATTCAACTCCGTGTAACGTGTCAGCAATATACCCGCTCCACCGAATACGGTGATAGCACTTGCAACGACAGTCGGCTTCAGAATATCTAGAGACAAGAAGTCAAGTATCCCATCAAGCGCTGTACTGAGTAGATCACCAAGTACTACAGTGACTAAGGCAAATAACACCCCCCCTACCAGACAACCTAAATAAAGCGCCTCCATCATTCATCCTCCTGACATGATTCGTATGTCACTACTTGCTTATACGCAGTAACCTACCCATTTGTTTCAAATATTTCCTGAAATTCAAATAAAGAGTGTATATGAATAGTCATGACAACTACACATTTACACTCTTTAACCAATCAATATTACTCTCTTGTACTTATAGCGACATATTGTATATCTTAATAACATCCGCTTTTTCTAATTTACTGAAATTACCGAAAGGACCAAAGCGTACAGCTTTTTCAGCCATAATATCGATCTTACTATCATCAATATCATAATCGGCTAAACGATTTGGTGCGCCAATCGAATTCCAGAATGTCCGTAAAGCTTCAATTCCTTCTGCACAAATCTGTTCATCACTTTTACCAGATGGATCAATATCAAACACATGTGTAGCAAGTCGTTTGAAACGATCTACATCCACATGTTGGTTATGTTTCATCCAATGTGGGAACAGAATAGCTAATCCTCCACCGTGTGGAATATCATAAACAGCAGATACGGCATGTTCAATATTATGTGTTCCCCAGTCTCCAGACATCCCCATATTTATAACACCATTCAAAGCCATCGTACCGCAATACATAATTGTTGCACGTAACTCATAATTCTCAAGATCGTTTATAAGTTTCGGAGCTGTGTCAATTACTGTTCGAAGAATCGTCTCACAGAATCCATCTTGAACAGGCGTATGATCCTCAGGATGGAAGTAATGCTCCAATACATGAGACATAATGTCTACTACCCCATATACAGTCTGATCTTTCGGTAGTGAAAATGTATGTACTGGATCAAGAATGGAGAATGCCGGATAAGCATATGGACTACCCCAACCCATTTTCTCTTGTGTCTCTTCATTCGTTATGACAGAGCCACCATTCATTTCCGAGCCTGTTGCAGCCATCGTCAATACTGTTCCTAATGGAAGAGCGTCCTGTGGGCTAGCTTTACGCTCTAGGAAATCCCACATGTCCCCATCATATTTCGCTCCTACAGCAATTGCCTTAGCACAATCGATGACGCTTCCGCCACCTACAGCAAGAATTAATTCAATACCTTTTGTTTTACATAGATCTACACCTTTATGAACTGTCGATAACCGTGGATTAGGTTCTACTCCACCTTGTTCAGTTACCTCAACTCCAATTTCATTCAACAATGCAATTACATTGTCATAAAGACCACTACGCTTAATACTTCCGCCACCATACAGGAATAATACCTTATTTCCGTATTTAGGGATCTCCGTTTTGAGTGCAGTTAGCTTTCCTCTTCCGAATATAAGCTTAGTAGGATTATTAAATTCAAATGCTATCATCAATATCTCGCCTCCTATAATCATTACTGGTCTATAGTATAAACTATTCCCCAATACGCAACAAACCGCCCCTCCATATTTAGGAAGAACGGTTCATTACTGAAATTATATGCTTAAGCTTGTATGTTATATCCCATATGTTCCAAGAATCGTACGAAGGCTTGCTGCCCTACCTCTGTTCTCTTATAGACACCTGCGTGACCTAGTATCTCAACAAATTTATCCCCAACCTCATGTTGGACTAATTGGACAGCTTCATCTTTACTAAATTGATTACCATGTTCATCTATAAGTTCTTTAATCCAATCCAGATGTTGAGTTAACTCTGGAACCTCTCCGGCAATAGACGCAGAATGCAATCTATCATCACCACTGAGAATATGAGCAACCAAGTCTAATTCATTCTTCAATCTTCCTGGTAATATTGCCAATCCCATAACTTCAATCAAGCCGATATTTTCCTTCTTAATATGATGCATCTCCGAATGCGGATGGAATATTCCATCTGGGAATTGTTCATTCGTACGATTGTTACGTAGCACCAGATCCATTTCATAGGCACCATCTTCTGTACGATGCACGATTGGAGTAACGGTGTTATGTCGAACATTCTCACCAGATTCATCCTTTGTAAAGGCTAGGACATCAGCTTCAACATCACTATATTGCTGCCAAATTTCATAGATATTGTTGGCACTTTCGAGCAAAACCTCACTATCTTGTGAAGTAATTCGAAGTACGGACATTGGCCACTTTACAATACTCACGGTTACTCCAGGATAATCTTTATGCGTGAATATCAGTTCTTTCGGTGCATTCTGAATCGGGAACGTGTGACGTCCTCCTTGGAAATGATCATGTGTCAGAATTGACCCGCCAACGATAGGTAGATCTGCATTCGATCCTATGAAATAATGTGGCACAACATCAACGAATGACAGTAGTCTTCGCAATGTATCCTTTGTTAGTTTCATAGGGACATGATCACGGTGAAACACAATGCAATGCTCATTGTAATATACATATGGAGAGTATTGAAAGTACCATGGTTCTTCGTTCATCTCCAACGGAATGATTCTTAGATTCTGACGGGCCGGATGATTAATCCGACCGGCATATCCAACATTCTCCCTACACAATTGGCATTTTGGATAGATAGGTGGTGGAAGAAGCTTCGCCATAGCGATCTCTTTCGGATTCTTCTCAGGTTTTGAAAGATTAATCGTCATCTCAATATCGCCATAGGCTGTTTCTTGCTTCCAATATACATTTTTAGCTACACGATCCATACGAATATAGTTAGAATCGATACTTAATTTGTAAAAGAAATCCGTTGCAGCTGCAATCCCATGTTCTTCTGAAATGGTCTCAAATTCTGCAATCACGTCTGAAGGACGAGCCATTAGGAATCCCATGATTTTAGCATCTAATAAATCTCGATAAGTATCACTATTCTCAGGAATTAACCCAATTTGATATCCATAATCAATCAACACATCAATTATAGCTTGTGGACTTTCCTCATGTTTATAATCTACTCGATCTAAGAATGGTTCGCTGAATTGGAAGAGTTCCATCAGAATATTCCGACTATAATCTACATCCTCTTGTTTAATTAGACTATGCTCTAATGCAAAACATACAATGGTCTCAATGGCATATAGAGCTTTATTCTGTTCAGGAGTTCTAGTTGTGTTACTCATGTTCATCCCCCTTATTCTCCATACCCTTGTGGATGGGATTGATGCCAGCTCCAAGCACTTTGTATAATGGTCTCAAGCTGATCATATGCTGGCTTCCATCCTAGAACGGTACGCGCTTTTTCCGAAGAAGCTACTAATATGGCAGGATCTCCTGCACGACGTTCCTGTACCACTACGGGAATTTCAAGTCCAGTTACCTTTTTCGCCGTTTCAATGACATCTTTGACAGAGAATCCTTGTCCATTCCCTAGATTAAATACGTTACTCTCTTGTCCACTTCGCAAATAGGATACGGCACGGTAATGGGCATCTGCTAGATCACTCACATGGATGTAATCACGTACACAAGTGCCATCAGGTGTCGGATAGTCTTCACCAAACATAGCAATATTGTCCCGTTGTTTCAGGGCGGCTTGTAGTACTAGTGGAATCAGATGACTCTCTGGACGATGATCTTCACCAATACGTCCACTCTCATGTGCACCGGCTGCATTGAAATAGCGTAATGCTACATATTTAATGCCTAGTACTTTATCGAACCATGACATCATACGTTCCATCATGAGTTTTGTCTCACCATATACATTAGTTGGTTCTGTGCGATCACCTTCCATAATAGGCACTTTCTCTGGTTCACCATAAGTAGCCGCAGTAGATGAGAACACAATCTTACGCACATTCGCTGCATCCATCGCTTCAAGTAAGCATAACGTACCAAAGACATTATTATCATAATATTTAGTAGGGTTCTTCATACTTTCTCCAACAAGAGAATTGGCCGCGAAATGGATCACCGCATCGATCTTATTCTCGCTGAATAACTTGGTAAGGAGCTCCTTATCTCTTAAGTCACCTTCATAAAGTTTACCTCCAAGCAATGCCTCACGATGACCCGTCTGTAGATTGTCAATTACTACGACTTCTTCCCCAAGATCAAGTAATGCCGCCACAGTGTGAGAACCGATATACCCTGCTCCACCTGTTACTAGAATGGCCATATTAGTTATCCCCCTTAAGTTCTTTCACTCCGTCGCCGACACCGCACACATAGAACTCGCCCTTAATACCCGCAGCAGCTCTATACCGTTCACCTACCTGTTGCACGAATTGATCAACAGAATCCTCATGGACTAATGATACAGTACAACCACCAAATCCAGCGCCTGTCATACGCGAACCCAATGTACCTGGTATCTTGCGTGCTTCTTCAACCATCACATCTAACTCTTTACAACTAACCTCATACAAATCTCGAAGGGATTCATGGGATTGATTCATGTATTGTCCGAAAGTCTTAAGATCATTACTACTAAGAGCTTCTACTGAATCTAGCACACGTTGGTTCTCTTCGATAACATGTTGAGCCCGACGTCTGACGATATCATCTTGAATATGATCTTTAACGGTTTCGAATTGATCTGGTTTGAGATGTGCTAGATATTCTAATGTTGGAATTTCCTTCTTCAGAATGTCCAATGCTTCTTCACATTGCGAGCGACGCTCATTATATGCAGAATCTACAAGACCTCTACGTTTATTCGTATTCCCAATAACAAGCTTGTATGAACCCGTACGGAAAGGAACATGTTTATACTCCAATGTGTCGCACATCAGTAGAATTGCATGATCTTGTTTACCATTTGCTACCGCAAATTGATCCATAATACCGGAATTCACACCAACGTACTGATTCTCAACTCTTTGTGACAGACGTGCAATTTCTATCGTATCTGTTTCCTTACCTGCCAATGACAAGAGCGCGTACGCTGTCACTACTTCAATGGATGCTGAAGATGATAGTCCTGCACCATTAGGGATTTCTCCATAAAAGTACAAATCATATCCTTGCGTAAATTTGCACCCCATCTTGCTTAATTCCACGAACACACCGATCGGATAATCGATCCATTCACCACTCTTCTTATCCCCTAAACCATCAAGATCTAATGTCGCCTCAAATGGAATATTACCTGAAGCTAGATGAATCTTGTGATCATCTCTTTCACGGACGATAAGTGTTGTCCCGAATTCAAGGGCAGCTGGCAGAACATAACCACCATTATAATCAATATGTTCACCAATCAGATTCACTCGACCTGGTGCATTAAATATTCGTACTGGATATTTACTTTCTCCATTTTTAGCAATAAACGTTTCTTTCAATTGATCTAAACTCACTATTCATCACCAATCCTTTCAATATCGTTTTGACTTACACTTAGTATAAAAGATATAGTTCATTCTGATAATGCAATCATGTGTGCTTAATATGGATAAATGTGACCTTTTCAACTATAATAATACGATATTAAACCTAATTAAAATCTGAACGTAGAGAGGAATAACAACCTGATGTCACTGCAGTACTCATATGCTGTATCTGCCAATCCCGTCTCTCATGATGGTAACTCACTTCATGTTCTTTTTGCAGGTGAAAGCCAGACGGAACCCTTACATGCACTAGGCCCAAAAATATATGATTACTATTTACTACACTATATAGAAAGTGGACATGGTTTATTTAGAACTGAGCAGCATACCTTTGAACTAAGTGAAGGATCATGTTTTCTCATTCATCCTGGTCAATTAGTCAGCTATGTCTCTGATGATGAGCATCCCTGGCGCTACCGTTGGACCGCTTTTATTGGGCAAGAAGCACAACAACGTGTAGAAGCATCCGGGTTTGTATCCAATCATTCGGTGTTCACCTCCACGAAGAAGCAATCCATCATCCCAATGTCAATTGCAAGTATGCAAGAAGCCTTTTATTCCAAAAAGGAAAGTGCCCATATGGTTTCATTGGGTCATCTGTATCTCATTCTCGCTGAAGCTCAAGATAATTTATCTAGCCAAACACGTCTTACCGGAACAAAGTCCCAAGTACAGCGAACCGTTAAACAGATGATACTCTACATGTCTACCCAATTTGCCCATCCTGTATCCATTGAGCAAATGTGTGATAGCCTTGGGTACAATCGGGCATACCTCTCCCGAATTTTCAAGAAAGAAACAGGTCTTTCTCCTATCACTTATTTATTGAAACTGCGGATTGATAAGTCACGTCAACTACTACGTGAACGCCCTGAACTCTCCATTGAGCAGATTGCCTCATCCGTTGGACTGACTGATGCACTCTATTTCTCACGGCAATTCAGAAGATTCTGTAATCTATCGCCAAGCGCTTATCGTAATCAAACTGGATCACATCTTTAAGATACAAGTTAGAAATCATGATTGACTTTTATATCATATGAAAGCCTGCTCACTTCCTATAAAGAGGAT
Coding sequences within:
- a CDS encoding UDP-glucose--hexose-1-phosphate uridylyltransferase yields the protein MSNTTRTPEQNKALYAIETIVCFALEHSLIKQEDVDYSRNILMELFQFSEPFLDRVDYKHEESPQAIIDVLIDYGYQIGLIPENSDTYRDLLDAKIMGFLMARPSDVIAEFETISEEHGIAAATDFFYKLSIDSNYIRMDRVAKNVYWKQETAYGDIEMTINLSKPEKNPKEIAMAKLLPPPIYPKCQLCRENVGYAGRINHPARQNLRIIPLEMNEEPWYFQYSPYVYYNEHCIVFHRDHVPMKLTKDTLRRLLSFVDVVPHYFIGSNADLPIVGGSILTHDHFQGGRHTFPIQNAPKELIFTHKDYPGVTVSIVKWPMSVLRITSQDSEVLLESANNIYEIWQQYSDVEADVLAFTKDESGENVRHNTVTPIVHRTEDGAYEMDLVLRNNRTNEQFPDGIFHPHSEMHHIKKENIGLIEVMGLAILPGRLKNELDLVAHILSGDDRLHSASIAGEVPELTQHLDWIKELIDEHGNQFSKDEAVQLVQHEVGDKFVEILGHAGVYKRTEVGQQAFVRFLEHMGYNIQA
- a CDS encoding galactokinase, whose product is MSLDQLKETFIAKNGESKYPVRIFNAPGRVNLIGEHIDYNGGYVLPAALEFGTTLIVRERDDHKIHLASGNIPFEATLDLDGLGDKKSGEWIDYPIGVFVELSKMGCKFTQGYDLYFYGEIPNGAGLSSSASIEVVTAYALLSLAGKETDTIEIARLSQRVENQYVGVNSGIMDQFAVANGKQDHAILLMCDTLEYKHVPFRTGSYKLVIGNTNKRRGLVDSAYNERRSQCEEALDILKKEIPTLEYLAHLKPDQFETVKDHIQDDIVRRRAQHVIEENQRVLDSVEALSSNDLKTFGQYMNQSHESLRDLYEVSCKELDVMVEEARKIPGTLGSRMTGAGFGGCTVSLVHEDSVDQFVQQVGERYRAAAGIKGEFYVCGVGDGVKELKGDN
- a CDS encoding AraC family transcriptional regulator; translation: MMSLQYSYAVSANPVSHDGNSLHVLFAGESQTEPLHALGPKIYDYYLLHYIESGHGLFRTEQHTFELSEGSCFLIHPGQLVSYVSDDEHPWRYRWTAFIGQEAQQRVEASGFVSNHSVFTSTKKQSIIPMSIASMQEAFYSKKESAHMVSLGHLYLILAEAQDNLSSQTRLTGTKSQVQRTVKQMILYMSTQFAHPVSIEQMCDSLGYNRAYLSRIFKKETGLSPITYLLKLRIDKSRQLLRERPELSIEQIASSVGLTDALYFSRQFRRFCNLSPSAYRNQTGSHL
- a CDS encoding protease, translated to MEALYLGCLVGGVLFALVTVVLGDLLSTALDGILDFLSLDILKPTVVASAITVFGGAGILLTRYTELNLVPNLIISIVVAIFIAVLVYFFYVKPMENSENSTGYSIHDLVGKIGEITIPLPAIGYGEVMVKIGATNVLHIASSFEQHEIPVGTRVVIVEEADGVLRVTEFDNTRGDEV
- the galE gene encoding UDP-glucose 4-epimerase GalE, whose product is MAILVTGGAGYIGSHTVAALLDLGEEVVVIDNLQTGHREALLGGKLYEGDLRDKELLTKLFSENKIDAVIHFAANSLVGESMKNPTKYYDNNVFGTLCLLEAMDAANVRKIVFSSTAATYGEPEKVPIMEGDRTEPTNVYGETKLMMERMMSWFDKVLGIKYVALRYFNAAGAHESGRIGEDHRPESHLIPLVLQAALKQRDNIAMFGEDYPTPDGTCVRDYIHVSDLADAHYRAVSYLRSGQESNVFNLGNGQGFSVKDVIETAKKVTGLEIPVVVQERRAGDPAILVASSEKARTVLGWKPAYDQLETIIQSAWSWHQSHPQGYGE
- a CDS encoding iron-containing alcohol dehydrogenase — encoded protein: MIAFEFNNPTKLIFGRGKLTALKTEIPKYGNKVLFLYGGGSIKRSGLYDNVIALLNEIGVEVTEQGGVEPNPRLSTVHKGVDLCKTKGIELILAVGGGSVIDCAKAIAVGAKYDGDMWDFLERKASPQDALPLGTVLTMAATGSEMNGGSVITNEETQEKMGWGSPYAYPAFSILDPVHTFSLPKDQTVYGVVDIMSHVLEHYFHPEDHTPVQDGFCETILRTVIDTAPKLINDLENYELRATIMYCGTMALNGVINMGMSGDWGTHNIEHAVSAVYDIPHGGGLAILFPHWMKHNQHVDVDRFKRLATHVFDIDPSGKSDEQICAEGIEALRTFWNSIGAPNRLADYDIDDSKIDIMAEKAVRFGPFGNFSKLEKADVIKIYNMSL